The Terriglobales bacterium genome includes the window TCGTCGCCGCCTTCATGCTCTACGCCGCCTTCGTCGACCCGGCCAGCAAGGCCGGCTTCCGCCGCTGGCTGGTGCGCAAGCCGCTGGCCTTCTGGATCATGACCTGGTTCCTGGCGGTGGCGGTCACGCTGACCGCCGTCGGCACCCTGTTCCGCGGCCCTGGATGGTCGTGGGTGTGGCTCTGGAGAGGATAAGTGGGACTTCGACAAAAGATCGGGTCGGTCTGCCGCATCTTCTTCGGTGACCCGGCGCGCACCTTCGGCACCATGAGCGTGGTGCTGCTGGTGATGCTGGCCATCGCTCCAGCCAAGGACTACTTCAGCGAGTGGCGCGGCTACCAGAAGCAGTACCTGAAGCTGATCCGCGGGCGCGCCGAAGCCGTCACCCTGGAGCGCCGCTTCGAGCCCGGCCTGCAGCAGATCTGGATCCCGGAGCAGGGCGTGACCGACCGCTGCACCACCTGCCACCTGGGTCTGCGGGAGGCCAGTTTGGCCAACGTGAGCCGGCAGCCCTTCCGCCCGCATCCGCCCATGCCCCACCGGCTCACCGAATTCGGCTGCGTGGTGTGCCACCGCGGCCAGGGCGGCGCTACCACGGTCGAGGAGGCGCATAGCAGCACGCTGGCCTGGGAGCAGCCCATCCTGCCGGCCAAGTACCTGCAAGCCTCGTGCGGGCAGTGTCACCTGGGCGCGCTCGCCGGGACGCCGCAACTGAACCTGGGACGCAAACTGCTGGCGCGCTACGGCTGCGTGCGCTGCCACAGCGTCCACGCGCCTGACGGTACCACGATGCAGGCGACGGACGACCCGCCCTCGCTGGCGCACATCGCGCAGAAGACCACCCGCGAGTGGGTGTACGCCTGGATCAAGAACCCGCAGGCCTATGCTTCGACCGCCACCATGCCCAACTTCGGCTTCAGCGACGCCGATGCGCGCGACATCTCCGCCTTCCTGGTGGCGCAGAGCACGGCGATCAACCTGCCGGCGCCGACGCAGGCCGCGCCCGCCGCCAAGCAGGATCCCCAGGCGGGCGCGAGCCTCTACGGGGAGTCCTTCTGCGCCTCTTGTCATGCGGTGCAGAACGCTGCGGGCGCGCTGGTGGGCGGCGACCTGGGGCCGGAGCTGACCCGCATCGGCAGCAAGGCCAAGCCGGAGTGGCTGGAAGCCTGGCTGCGCGATCCCGCGGCCTACGATCCCGACACCAAGATGCCGCGCTACCGCTTCAGCGAGGCGCAGGTCGCGCTGCTGGTCAATTTCCTGGGAGCGAAGAGCGACAGCGACCTGCTGGCCAACGTCCATCTGGACGCGGCCACATCGCAGCAGATCGCCCACGGCAAGCAACTGGTCACCGAGTACGGCTGCGCCTCCTGCCACGAGATCGACGGCATCAAGAAGCCGGAGAACTTCGCTCCCGACCTGAGCCGGGTGGGCAGCCGCTCGCTGGCGCAACTGGTCTTCGCCGAGGGCATGCCGCACACCCTGCCCGACTACATCGCCGCCAAGATCCGCAACCCGCGGGCCTTCGGACCCGGCCTGAAGATGCCGCAGTTCAGCTTCACGCCGCAGCAGCAGGACGCGCTGACCACGGCGCTGCTGGCGCTCACCGACCGCGCGCAGACGCAGCCGGCGTCGCTGCGCGTCCCCGCCCTGGCCGAATCGCACTACCGGCCCGCGGGCAAGGCAGGGCATCTCATGGACGATCTGCGCTGCTTCTCCTGCCATGCCATCAACGGGCGCGGCGGCGACATGGCTCCCGACCTGAGCTGGGAGGGAAGCGCGGTGCAGCGGCCGTGGCTGGTGGACTTCCTGAAGAACCCCAACACGCTGCGCCCGGCGCTCATCCGCCGCATGCCGCGCTTCAACCTGACCGACGCCGAGATCGCCACGCTCACCGACTACATGATGACCGTCTACCAGGACCCGGCCTTCAACCGCGACGCGGCCGCCGACTCCACCCCGGCGCTGGTCGAGCAGGGGCGGCAACTGTTCTATTCCAAGTTCGCCTGCCAGTCCTGCCACATCGCCGACCCGCAGAAGGACAAGGGCTACATCGGGCCGACGCTGGCGCAGGTGGGCTCGCGCCTGACGCCAGCGTGGGTCTTCCATTACCTGAAAGACCCGCAGGGGATGCGCCCGGGCACACTCGAGCCCAACCAGAATCTCAGCGACGCCGACGCGCGTGCCCTCACCGCCTTCCTGATGTCGCTCAAGGGGAAGCCCGTGCAGGAGGCGAAGAAGCGATGAGACGCCTGACCATCTTCGCCGCGCTCCTGTTCCTGGCAGCCGGTTGCTCGCGCTCCCGGCCGGCGGCGCCCGCGCTGCAGCCCACCGGCTGGGGGACTGCCATCACCGAGGCCAGCGGCGGCAAGCAGGCCGCCGGCGTGGGCATGCTGCTCGACCAGCCGGTGGTGGTGCAGGTGAACGACGCCCAGGGCAGCGGCGTGACCGGTGCGGCCGTCACCATGCAGGGACCCGCGGGCGTGCGTTTCGATCCTGCCTCCGGCCTGACCGACTCCAGCGGGCAGTTCACCACCAGCGTGAGCCTGGGCGGCGTCGCGGGGCGCTACCAGATCACCGCCTGGACCGCCGACAAGAGCGGCAAGCGCGTCGAATTGAAGCTCGAAGAGATAGCGCTCGGCTACCAGGAGGGCCTGGGGCAGCAGTTCAACCGCCAGTACTGCTCGCGCTGCCACGATCCCGAATCCACGCCCGAGCGCGTTTCCAACTACGACAACCTGACCACCAAGCCCCATGCTTTCACCGAAGGCGACACGCTCAACAAGATGAGCGAAGCGGACCTGACTGCTATCATCAGCCATGGTGGCCCGGCGCTGGGCAAGTCGCCGGAGATGCCGTCCTTCGGCTACACCCTGAGCAAGAGCGAGATCCAGGCGCTGGTGGCGTATGTCCGGGCGGTCTCCGATCCGCCCTATCAGACGGCGGGGGTGGTGTATGCGCAGAAGTAGCGGGCTCTTGCTGGCGATCGCGTGCCTCAGCCTGGCGGCAGCCGCCCAGGTGGCCCCGCCGCAGGACGTCCAAGACCCCTCCGCCCAGCGCCTGGAGCTGAAATACGCCGCGCAGTTGCAGAAGATCGCGCGCGAGATCCAGACCCACCACTACGCCTACGCCTTCCAGCTCTCACGCGTGCTCGACGTGAACGCGCAGCAGGGACGCAGTCAGGCGCGCTCCGTCCGCTTCGACCGCTTCAAGAACCACGTCGTACTGGAGATCACCGGCAATTACTACGCCTCCTATTCCGACAAGCTGCTGACGCCGGGGCAGCGCGCGCGCCAGACCTTCCGCGATGTCATGCTGCCGGTGCTGAAAGCAGCGGTGCCGCCGCTGGCCGGCGATCCCAGCGTGCAGGGCTTCGCGCTCGAGATCTCGCACCACGTGCGCGGCAAGGTGATGGGCGTCCCGGCGGAGCACGCGGAGAACGTAGTGCTGTTCCTGCCCAGCGACGCGGCCACGCGTCTAGTCTCGGCCACCACCACCGAACAGCAGCAGGCCGCGCTGCTCGCCGGCCTGGCCTACCTGGACGCCCAGCCCATCACCCTCTGGCTCTCCGACGACGAGCCCGCGCCTCCGCCTCCAGTCGAGAAGACCGAAGCCACGCGCAAGGCGGAAGCGGAGATGGCCGGCCTGAGCGGGCCTGCCGGATCGGGCGGCGACACGCCGCTGGTCTCGCCTCACTTGGCGAAGGGTCCGGACTGGCCGGTGCGCCCGGGACTCGGTCCGGACAGCCTGGCCGCCCTGCAGACCACGCACCAGGACGCCATCGCGCGCATGCTGCGCGAGATGGATGCGCAGGCGCACTTCGTCAGCTACGCGCCGCCCTCGTTCATCGCCTTCCACCAGGGCGCCTACCTGCAGGTTTCGGTGGACACCCCGCTGGAGTCCGGCACCACCGGCTCGCAGTACCGGCTGGCGGCGCTGGCCTTCGACCAGCACATCGCCCACCTCATCCGCCCGGTGCTGAAATACTTCCCCGACGCTCCTGGCTTCGACGGCTTTGACTTCTCGACCACGCTCCAGCTGCCGGGCAGCGAGCACTCGGAGGCGGTGGAGTTCTTCCTGCCGGTCTCCGCCATGCGCTGCTTCGCCGACTACAACTGCACCGGCCAGCAGCTCATCAACTCCGGCTTCGTGCTGATCAACGGGGAGCGCGTCGCGCTCGACCTGCAGATGTCGGAAGCGGCACACTAAGCCTTGTCGTGATAATGACGCAGATGAGCCCGGATCAAGACCATGCCCCTAACCCGTACCAGGTCTTTCGGGAATTGGGTCCAGATTGGGTCCATAACGGTCCGAATAGGGCCTAACACCAGGGTGTAGGACGCAGAGCCAGCCTTTACGAGCCAATCACATAGCACTGGTTAGGTTGCCTTGGGCGCAGGGGGCCGGCCGTTCGAATCGGCCCGCCCCGACCAAGCCCACACCTCAGACCGCAGACGCCAGATACCATTCAGGGATATACTCTGCCGCGCGAGGCAGGCGTTGGCTTCCGCCTGCGCGAATCGGGGTGAGGGGCCCTGACCATGGAACCGGAACAATACGACCTGGTGGTGATCGGCAGCGGCCCGGCGGGGCAGAAGGGCGCCATCTGCGCCGCCAAGCTGCGCAAGAAGGTGGCCATCATCGAGCGCAAGCAGACCATGGGCGGGGTGTGCGTGCACACCGGCACCATCCCCAGCAAGACCTTCCGCGAGGCCGTCCTCTACCTGAGCGGCTTCCGGCAGCGCAGCTTCTACGGCCGCGGCTACACCCTCAAGGGTCAGATCTCGATGCAGGACCTGATCTTCCGCGCGGACGCGGTCATGGCGCGGGAGATCGAGGTCATCAAGTCGCAGTTGCGCCGCAACCGCGTGACCGTGCTGGAGGGCAGCGCGCGCTTCCTGGATGCGCACACGCTGGAGATCGCGCGCGAGGACGGCTCGCAACTGGTGCGCGGCGACCATGTGCTGGTCGCCTGCGGCACGCGCCCCGCCCACGACCACAGCATCCCCATCGACGGCAAGCGCATCTTCGATTCCGACCAGGTGCACGAGCTGGAGGAACTGCCCCGCGACCTGGTCGTCGTGGGCGCCGGCATCATCGGTATCGAGTATGCCTCCATGTTCGCCGCGCTGGGGGTGCGGGTGACGCTGCTGGACCAGCGCCCGGTGCTGCTGGACTTCGCCGACCGCGAGATCGTGGAGAGCCTGTGCTTCCAGTTGCGCCAACTCGGCACCGTCTTCCGGCTGGGCGAGAAGGTGGTCTCCCTGGGCGTCGAGGAGGACCGCGACCGCGTCTTCGCCCGCCTGGAGAGCGGCAAGACGGTGCACGGCCAGGCGCTCTTGTACGCGGTCGGACGCCAGGCCAACAGCGACCAGTTGAACCTGGAGGCGGCGGCGCTCTCCGCCGACGGGCGCGGCAAGCTCAAGGTGAACGAGCACTTTCAGACCAGCGTGCCGCACATCTACGCCGCCGGCGACGTGATCGGCTTCCCTGCCCTGGCCAGCACCTCCATGGAGCAGGGGCGGCTGGCGAGCTGCCACATGTTCGGCAAGCCCTCCACCATCCCCGCCCACCTCATCCCCTACGGCATCTACAGCATCCCGGAGATCTCGATGGTGGGCCGCACCGAAGAGCAGCTCACCAGCGAGAAGGTCCCCTACGAGACCGGGCTGGCCCGCTACGCCGAGCTGGCCAAGGCGCAGATGCTGGGCGACGAGCAAGGCCTGCTGAAGCTGCTGTTCGATCCGGAATCGCTGCGCCTGCTGGGAGTGCACGCGGTCGGGGACCGGGCGGCGGAGATCATCCACATCGGGCAGGCGGTGATGGCGCTGGGCGGGACCATGGAGTACTTCCGCGACGCCATCTTCAACTATCCCACGCTGGCGGAGGCCTACAAGGTCGCTGCCCTGGACGGACTGAACAAGCTGTAGGACGAGCGGGGTGCTCCCCGCCCAGCCCCGGAACAGGAGGAGTCATGGAAACCACGCGGGTTGCCCGGGCCCTGAACCGGGTCGCCGCCGCGCTGCTGCTGGCGGGGCTGGCGGCGGGCAACCCCGGCCGCGCCCAGGCGCAGAATAAGGCATGCTCGCTGGTCACCCCGGCGGAATTGCAGGCCGTGCTGGGCGCGCCGCCGCCGCCGCTGCAGCCCTATACCCTGGGCGACGCCTCGGTCTGCAGCGGCAAGAACGCCACCGTCACTGTCACCCTGCGCACGGCCCGGCGCAAGAACCCCACCGGCGAGACCGAGATGAAGGGCATCGAGATGCTGCGGCAGAGGGGCGCCCAGATCGAGGTCAAGAAGTTCGGCGACCTGACCTGCTCGACCATCGTCCCGCCCGCCAGCATGGCGCAGATGGGCTACAACACCACTTGCAGCGTGCTCAAGAACGGGGTGGTAGCGGCGGTCGAGGTCACGGCCAAGACCCAGGGAGGAATGGTCGCGATCGAGAAGCTGCGGCCGCTGGCTGAGAAGATGGCGTCGCGCATGTGAACTGGGGGCGCCGCCCGGAGGTGGGGTTTCCACGCGGGTCAGGAAAGCGACGCTCCCGCAGCGGCGGCGGGCTTATACTTCCTGGATATGGCGTTCTGTTCCCACTGCGGAAGGGCGGCGAGCGAGGGAGAGCGCTTCTGCGCCGCCTGCGGCGCGCCCATGACTCCCGACGCGGTGGCCGCCATGACCGCGGAACAGCGCCGCCAGCGCAAACAGATGCGCGTGCTAGTGGCGGTGGCGGGTGCGGCCCTGGCCGTGGCCGTGGGAGTGATGTTGAAGGAAGCGTGGCCGGCGAAGCAACATGCCGCCGCACCTGCCGCGGCCGCGCCCGCGGCCCCCGCGCAGTCCCAGGCTGCACCCGCGAGCACAGTCCAGACTTCGTCGGACCAGGCCGCGAGCCCCGCCGGCGGCGCGTCTCAGCAGGAACCCCCAGCCCAGGCCCCCGGCAATCCCGCGGCGGCCGCGCCTGCGTCGCCAGGCGGTATCGACCTGGGCGAGGTGCAGAAGGCGCTGGCGCAGATGACGCAGCGCACGGCGGGAGGCACAGGGACGCCCGCGGCCGCGGCGCCTTCCGGCTCTGACCGCTATCCCGGGTCGCAGCCGGTCAATGTGGACGACACCCAATTGCCCGACATCGGCATTCCCGTGGCCCGCGAGGTGTACAGCACCACCGATTCCGTGGCCACGGTGATCCGCTACTACCAGCAGCGCTATCCCGACGCCCGGCTCATGGAGATCAACGGCCAGCAGGTGCTGGCGGTGGACCGCCCGGGACTGAGCAAGGTCATCGCCATCGGCAGCACCGGCCAGGAGACGCGCATCGCCATCGTGCAGCCGGGAGGCTGAGCGCTGCCCTACTTTCCGCCGCCGGCCGCGCTCGATTCCGACTCGGCCCGCGCCCCCACCATGATGGCGTTCTGGATCTGGCTGAAGAAATCGGGCAGGGCGCCGGGCGAGTGCGGCATGAGGATGGTGTTGGAGCGGGTCTGGGCGCCGATCTCCTTGAGCGTGTCGAAGTACTGGGTCATGAGCACCAGGGCCATGACGTCCTGGGCGGTGGCGCCCTCCACGCTCTGCTTGAAGGTCTCGACGCTCTCGCGCAGGCCGCTGATGATGGCCTTGCGCTGGTTGGCGATGCCCTGCCCCTGCAGCGCCTTGCTCTCGGCCTCGGCCTCGGCTTGCTTCACCTTGAGGATCTTGTCGGCCTCGCCGCGGGCCTGCGCCGCCACCTGCTCGCGCTGGGCGGCGTTGATGTCGTTCATGGCGCTCTTGACCTTGTCGTCGGGATTGATGTCGGTGACCAGGGCCTTGATGATGGCGTAACCGTAGTCCTGCATCACCCCGCTGAGCTCGGTCTTGACCGAGTTGGCGACGTTGTCCTTCTGCTCGAAGGTTTCGTCGAGCAGCAGCTTGGGCACCTGCGAGCGCACCGAATCGAAGACGTAGGAGGTGATCTGGTCGCCGGGACTCTGCAGCTTGTAGAAGGCTTCGTACACCTTGTCCTGCAGCACCTGGTACTGCACCGAGACCAGCACCTTCACGAAGACGTTGTCCTTGGTCTTGGTCTCGACCTCGACGCGGAACTGCTGCACCCGCATGTTGACGCGCCCGGCCACGTGCTCCAGCCAGGGCATCTTGAAGTTCAGCCCCGGCCCGGCGATGCGCACGAACTTGCCCAGGCGCTGCACCACCGCCATCTCCGCGGTGGACACGGTGAAGAAGCCGCCCAGGAAGGTGAACAGGACGAACAGGGCCCCGATCGCGAAGAGAAACAGGATGAACAGCGCCATGGTCGTGACCTCCGGGTCAGGCGAATCGCCGGGAAGTCTAGCAAGGAAGTCGCGGGGCCACAATGCCGGAGCTAACCGCCGGCGATGGCGCCGATGACCAGAAAGGGCTCCTGGCCGGAGGCCACGGCGGCGGGCAGGGGCGCGTCGGGGGGCTCGTGGGAGAGGTCCTCGCCGCAGGCGAAGAAGCGCAGGAAGGCGCGGCGCTGGAGGGTGACGTGGTCGCGGATGGTGCCACGCAGCATGGGATAGCGGGTCTCGAGGGCGTCGAGCACCGAGCGCTGCGTGGCCGCGCCCGGGACCTCCAGCTCCACCTCGGCGCCCACGTGCGCCAGGGTGCGCAGGTGCTGCGGCAGCGCCACTCGGATCATGGCAGCGTCTGCGTCTCGATGGAGAGTACGGGGGGCAGGTCGCGCACGATGGCCTGCCAGGTATCGCCGGCGTCGGCGGAGGCGTAGACCTGGCCGCCGCTGGTGCCGAAGTAGACGCCGCACTGGTCGAGCTGGTCCACCGCCATGGCG containing:
- a CDS encoding c-type cytochrome, which translates into the protein MRRLTIFAALLFLAAGCSRSRPAAPALQPTGWGTAITEASGGKQAAGVGMLLDQPVVVQVNDAQGSGVTGAAVTMQGPAGVRFDPASGLTDSSGQFTTSVSLGGVAGRYQITAWTADKSGKRVELKLEEIALGYQEGLGQQFNRQYCSRCHDPESTPERVSNYDNLTTKPHAFTEGDTLNKMSEADLTAIISHGGPALGKSPEMPSFGYTLSKSEIQALVAYVRAVSDPPYQTAGVVYAQK
- a CDS encoding SPFH domain-containing protein encodes the protein MALFILFLFAIGALFVLFTFLGGFFTVSTAEMAVVQRLGKFVRIAGPGLNFKMPWLEHVAGRVNMRVQQFRVEVETKTKDNVFVKVLVSVQYQVLQDKVYEAFYKLQSPGDQITSYVFDSVRSQVPKLLLDETFEQKDNVANSVKTELSGVMQDYGYAIIKALVTDINPDDKVKSAMNDINAAQREQVAAQARGEADKILKVKQAEAEAESKALQGQGIANQRKAIISGLRESVETFKQSVEGATAQDVMALVLMTQYFDTLKEIGAQTRSNTILMPHSPGALPDFFSQIQNAIMVGARAESESSAAGGGK
- a CDS encoding MoaD/ThiS family protein; protein product: MIRVALPQHLRTLAHVGAEVELEVPGAATQRSVLDALETRYPMLRGTIRDHVTLQRRAFLRFFACGEDLSHEPPDAPLPAAVASGQEPFLVIGAIAGG
- a CDS encoding c-type cytochrome, giving the protein MGLRQKIGSVCRIFFGDPARTFGTMSVVLLVMLAIAPAKDYFSEWRGYQKQYLKLIRGRAEAVTLERRFEPGLQQIWIPEQGVTDRCTTCHLGLREASLANVSRQPFRPHPPMPHRLTEFGCVVCHRGQGGATTVEEAHSSTLAWEQPILPAKYLQASCGQCHLGALAGTPQLNLGRKLLARYGCVRCHSVHAPDGTTMQATDDPPSLAHIAQKTTREWVYAWIKNPQAYASTATMPNFGFSDADARDISAFLVAQSTAINLPAPTQAAPAAKQDPQAGASLYGESFCASCHAVQNAAGALVGGDLGPELTRIGSKAKPEWLEAWLRDPAAYDPDTKMPRYRFSEAQVALLVNFLGAKSDSDLLANVHLDAATSQQIAHGKQLVTEYGCASCHEIDGIKKPENFAPDLSRVGSRSLAQLVFAEGMPHTLPDYIAAKIRNPRAFGPGLKMPQFSFTPQQQDALTTALLALTDRAQTQPASLRVPALAESHYRPAGKAGHLMDDLRCFSCHAINGRGGDMAPDLSWEGSAVQRPWLVDFLKNPNTLRPALIRRMPRFNLTDAEIATLTDYMMTVYQDPAFNRDAAADSTPALVEQGRQLFYSKFACQSCHIADPQKDKGYIGPTLAQVGSRLTPAWVFHYLKDPQGMRPGTLEPNQNLSDADARALTAFLMSLKGKPVQEAKKR
- the sthA gene encoding Si-specific NAD(P)(+) transhydrogenase — encoded protein: MEPEQYDLVVIGSGPAGQKGAICAAKLRKKVAIIERKQTMGGVCVHTGTIPSKTFREAVLYLSGFRQRSFYGRGYTLKGQISMQDLIFRADAVMAREIEVIKSQLRRNRVTVLEGSARFLDAHTLEIAREDGSQLVRGDHVLVACGTRPAHDHSIPIDGKRIFDSDQVHELEELPRDLVVVGAGIIGIEYASMFAALGVRVTLLDQRPVLLDFADREIVESLCFQLRQLGTVFRLGEKVVSLGVEEDRDRVFARLESGKTVHGQALLYAVGRQANSDQLNLEAAALSADGRGKLKVNEHFQTSVPHIYAAGDVIGFPALASTSMEQGRLASCHMFGKPSTIPAHLIPYGIYSIPEISMVGRTEEQLTSEKVPYETGLARYAELAKAQMLGDEQGLLKLLFDPESLRLLGVHAVGDRAAEIIHIGQAVMALGGTMEYFRDAIFNYPTLAEAYKVAALDGLNKL